From the genome of Thermodesulfobacteriota bacterium, one region includes:
- a CDS encoding NADPH-dependent assimilatory sulfite reductase hemoprotein subunit → KETDHFSHEDYQILKFHGIYQQDDRDLRQELKKEGKDKKYIFMIRTKNPGGELSPEQWEVLNEISDQCADGTLRITTRQDIQFHGVGKKNLKKAIQLLNSEQISTYGACGDGNRNTVACPVSDIRKESSFDGQKWAKLITEQLSYKSKAYYEVWVDGERITTQDDEAETIYGKTYLPRKFKIGIGHPDDNCIDVHTHDIGIVPVLSERLLGFNLMVGGGLGTTHRQAKTYPRLGDPIAFVEPARLLDAVTRIVEFQRDHGDRADRKHARLKYVVEEWGVQRVRKELEARLGYELSGPKPVKLKNIDHHLGWHEQNTRGLWYVGIFVENGRVKDTKENRMKKGLREIVRNFRPGIRLTPLQDLVLTNIPEGKIEELKTELKRYGIKTEKEYSPLRTSSMACPALPTCGLALAEAERYLPSLIDELEKRGYGNKDIKMRMSGCPNSCSRPPVAEIGIIGTSPHKYNIYLGGNYEGTRLNKLFEENADDSMLADRISSLIDLYNHMKNKDERFGDFCDRTGIETIKSMINEIGTIKISWSQR, encoded by the coding sequence GGAAAGAAACTGACCATTTTTCACATGAAGATTATCAAATTCTAAAGTTCCATGGCATATACCAGCAAGATGATAGAGACCTGAGACAAGAGCTTAAGAAAGAGGGTAAAGATAAGAAATACATTTTTATGATAAGGACCAAGAACCCGGGTGGAGAGCTTTCGCCGGAGCAGTGGGAAGTGCTGAATGAAATATCAGACCAGTGTGCAGATGGGACTCTTAGAATTACAACAAGGCAAGACATTCAATTTCATGGAGTAGGGAAAAAGAACCTTAAAAAAGCAATTCAGCTTCTAAATTCAGAGCAGATTTCAACTTATGGGGCGTGTGGAGACGGGAACCGTAATACGGTTGCTTGTCCTGTTTCCGATATCAGGAAGGAATCAAGCTTTGACGGGCAGAAGTGGGCAAAACTAATAACTGAACAGCTTAGCTATAAATCTAAGGCCTATTACGAAGTCTGGGTAGATGGCGAACGAATAACCACTCAAGATGATGAAGCAGAAACTATTTATGGTAAAACCTATCTTCCAAGAAAATTCAAAATCGGCATAGGGCATCCCGATGACAACTGTATTGATGTGCACACACACGATATTGGAATTGTACCTGTCTTAAGTGAAAGACTTTTGGGATTCAACTTAATGGTTGGCGGGGGCCTCGGAACCACACACAGGCAGGCAAAGACCTATCCTCGCCTCGGCGATCCGATAGCATTTGTTGAGCCAGCACGATTACTGGACGCAGTTACGAGGATCGTTGAGTTTCAAAGAGACCATGGTGACAGGGCAGACAGAAAACACGCCAGGCTTAAGTACGTAGTAGAGGAATGGGGCGTTCAAAGAGTTAGGAAGGAACTGGAGGCAAGGCTTGGATATGAACTTTCAGGCCCGAAACCGGTGAAACTTAAGAATATAGATCATCATCTCGGATGGCACGAACAAAACACACGAGGTCTCTGGTATGTAGGTATATTCGTGGAGAATGGAAGAGTTAAAGACACAAAAGAAAATAGAATGAAGAAGGGTCTCCGTGAAATTGTCCGTAATTTCAGGCCCGGGATCAGGCTCACTCCCCTGCAAGATCTCGTGCTAACGAATATCCCAGAGGGGAAAATAGAAGAGTTAAAGACTGAGTTAAAAAGATACGGAATAAAAACGGAAAAAGAGTATTCGCCTTTGAGAACCAGTTCCATGGCTTGTCCCGCCCTTCCTACTTGTGGACTTGCTCTTGCGGAGGCTGAGAGATATCTACCATCGCTTATAGACGAGCTGGAAAAAAGGGGTTATGGAAATAAAGATATAAAGATGCGGATGAGTGGCTGTCCAAATTCTTGTTCAAGACCCCCCGTCGCCGAAATCGGGATCATAGGAACATCGCCTCATAAATACAATATTTATCTCGGCGGGAATTATGAGGGGACCAGGCTTAATAAGCTCTTCGAAGAGAATGCCGATGATTCAATGTTGGCTGATAGAATTAGCAGTTTAATAGATCTGTATAATCACATGAAAAATAAAGATGAAAGATTTGGCGACTTCTGTGACCGTACTGGGATCGAAACAATTAAATCTATGATAAATGAAATAGGCACGATAAAAATCTCTTGGAGTCAGCGCTAA
- a CDS encoding universal stress protein, with the protein MRKIKKIVWATDGSKESEEALNYARFFAQRFNSEIIGVHVIEMPERLLYHYLTDPESEHYRWLKRAERDYAAKLAAIADYLTGQGLNFRGEILKGAPYKEIVRFASNEKASLIVLGKRGLGLIDRMLIGSTTLRVLRESRIPVLAVKKRDEKSAVNIRNILVPLNIDEKVDSAINYAIDLAERINANISAMYVFKLSIYDYSDYGIHSSVMEVLMKDSSNELEKRIEEIKLRRGIQKKKVNKLEISTEMTQRLNPSVAIADYASSKNIDLIVINTHGRKGVKRFILGSVTEKVIQESPCAVLTLKP; encoded by the coding sequence ATGAGAAAAATAAAAAAGATAGTCTGGGCTACCGATGGTTCAAAGGAATCTGAGGAAGCTCTAAACTATGCAAGATTTTTTGCCCAAAGATTTAACTCAGAAATAATAGGTGTTCATGTAATTGAAATGCCTGAAAGATTATTATATCACTATCTTACAGATCCTGAAAGTGAACACTACAGGTGGTTGAAAAGGGCTGAGCGGGATTATGCTGCAAAATTAGCCGCAATTGCCGATTATCTGACTGGTCAGGGGCTTAATTTTCGAGGAGAAATTTTAAAAGGAGCACCATATAAGGAGATTGTTAGATTTGCCAGTAATGAGAAAGCCAGCCTCATAGTTCTGGGGAAACGAGGACTCGGGCTTATAGACCGGATGCTCATTGGAAGCACCACGCTTAGAGTCTTAAGAGAATCCCGTATACCTGTACTTGCAGTTAAGAAGAGGGATGAAAAAAGTGCAGTGAATATACGCAATATACTTGTTCCATTAAACATAGATGAAAAAGTAGACTCTGCCATTAACTACGCGATAGACCTGGCGGAGAGGATAAACGCCAATATTTCGGCTATGTATGTTTTTAAGTTAAGCATCTATGACTATTCTGACTATGGAATTCATTCCAGCGTGATGGAAGTGTTAATGAAGGATTCTTCTAATGAACTTGAAAAGAGGATTGAGGAGATAAAGCTCAGGCGCGGGATTCAGAAAAAAAAGGTCAACAAATTAGAAATCAGCACAGAGATGACCCAGAGACTTAATCCGTCAGTTGCGATAGCTGACTATGCATCTAGTAAAAACATTGACTTAATAGTAATCAACACTCATGGAAGGAAGGGGGTTAAGAGGTTTATTCTGGGAAGTGTAACAGAAAAGGTAATTCAAGAATCTCCCTGTGCGGTGTTGACTCTGAAACCATAG
- a CDS encoding MFS transporter: MEELLLNEYEKPTRQHYSILLLSWAGWIFDFYDLILFTFLLIPIGRELHFSNVTLSYVLGASLAATAVGGVVFGFLSDRYGRKSVLQWTILTYSIGTFLSGFASNIELLMVFRIITGLGVGGEWATGQTYVGETFPPKVRGRYGAFMQTGAPIGIALASIVGGFVEPVIGWRTCFFISVLPALLVIIVRKRLPESDIWLTRKRLIDEGVLPKASVSREERGKFSVLFSKAHRKMFILSLVLAIFDMSAYWFTYSWLPGYLHQQRQFSMAKSAVWMLVTQLGGFLGYFTFGFVADMFGRRPAYTVYSCIMALGLIMITLLWNVIALYPPIILAFMFLVGFGTGMFGGYGPLFSELFPTAIRNTAMGSAFNLARGVQFFTPVIIAVIAEKYGLGGGISLAALFALLTGAWIWTFPETKGKKLEIL, translated from the coding sequence ATGGAAGAGCTATTACTTAACGAATATGAGAAGCCCACACGTCAGCACTATTCGATCCTTCTACTGAGTTGGGCGGGATGGATTTTTGATTTCTATGATCTGATCCTTTTTACCTTTCTTTTGATTCCCATAGGCAGGGAGCTGCATTTCTCCAATGTGACCCTTTCGTATGTTCTAGGCGCATCGTTGGCGGCAACCGCGGTTGGGGGTGTTGTCTTTGGATTTCTATCGGATCGTTATGGTCGCAAGAGTGTGCTTCAATGGACGATTTTAACATACAGTATCGGCACTTTCTTGAGCGGATTTGCTTCGAACATTGAGCTCCTGATGGTATTTCGGATCATTACCGGATTGGGTGTCGGAGGTGAGTGGGCCACGGGGCAGACCTATGTCGGAGAAACCTTCCCTCCAAAGGTGCGGGGCAGATACGGGGCGTTTATGCAAACGGGCGCTCCCATTGGCATCGCCCTGGCATCAATTGTAGGTGGGTTTGTTGAGCCCGTTATCGGTTGGAGAACGTGCTTTTTTATTTCTGTGTTACCCGCTTTACTTGTAATCATTGTCAGAAAAAGATTGCCTGAATCCGACATCTGGTTGACGAGGAAGAGATTGATTGACGAGGGAGTCCTACCAAAGGCTTCGGTTTCGAGGGAGGAGCGTGGTAAGTTTTCCGTTCTATTCTCGAAAGCGCACAGAAAGATGTTTATTCTATCCCTTGTCCTGGCAATATTTGATATGTCGGCATATTGGTTTACCTACTCGTGGCTCCCTGGCTACCTCCATCAGCAGAGACAATTTTCTATGGCCAAATCGGCGGTTTGGATGCTCGTAACTCAACTGGGTGGTTTTCTTGGCTACTTCACATTTGGCTTCGTTGCGGACATGTTTGGCAGGAGACCTGCCTATACGGTTTACTCGTGTATTATGGCCCTGGGGCTTATAATGATTACTTTGTTGTGGAATGTGATCGCACTCTACCCACCTATTATCTTGGCATTTATGTTCCTCGTTGGATTCGGGACAGGGATGTTTGGGGGCTATGGTCCTCTCTTCTCTGAACTATTCCCGACGGCAATCAGGAATACAGCCATGGGATCAGCCTTCAATTTGGCCCGAGGGGTACAGTTTTTCACTCCTGTTATTATAGCTGTGATTGCCGAGAAATATGGACTTGGAGGCGGTATATCCCTCGCTGCTCTCTTTGCTCTGCTCACGGGAGCATGGATCTGGACATTCCCGGAGACAAAAGGCAAGAAACTGGAAATATTGTAG
- a CDS encoding HAMP domain-containing sensor histidine kinase: MFLKNPKLLLKSSSFRLITWYTIFFIVSSLAINVYAYTVISSFIYGQSRKEIEEDINDLSEIYEGDGLEALRQDVFEDEEESFLIRLIGNNYIPIISRIPNDWSALSIQQLEKSGYPKDKEWKVLKGGDGEDEFEMTSLRMSDGTTLQLGQKTVEREDLLRKIRKVYLIAIIPIILFAYLGGVFIADRALNPIRQIINTLNSIVASGKIDVRVPVNQTDKLHEELITLFNSMLEKIDALMKGMRNVLDNVAHDLRTPMTRLRGTAEMALQSEQKADVLREALSDCIEESERILIMLNTLMDISEAETGAMKLDPEEINVAPLIDDIVELYGYTAEEKGVSVYTGFPKELYLTADRNWVRQVLANLLDNAIKYTPTGGRIDIEACRREQEVIITVKDTGVGISQEELDKIWERLYRGDKSRSQRGLGLGLSLVNAIVGAHRGYVQVSSEPGAGSVFTVSLPV, encoded by the coding sequence ATGTTCTTAAAGAATCCTAAACTCTTACTGAAATCAAGCAGCTTCAGACTCATAACTTGGTACACCATTTTCTTCATCGTTAGCTCGCTTGCAATAAATGTTTACGCATATACCGTCATCTCTTCTTTTATCTACGGACAAAGCAGAAAGGAAATCGAAGAGGACATCAATGATCTTTCAGAGATCTATGAGGGAGATGGATTGGAAGCTTTACGACAGGATGTATTTGAAGACGAGGAAGAATCCTTTCTAATTCGCCTAATTGGAAACAATTATATTCCAATTATTTCTAGAATTCCGAATGATTGGTCAGCCTTAAGCATTCAGCAACTTGAAAAAAGTGGCTATCCCAAAGACAAAGAGTGGAAAGTTCTAAAGGGCGGCGATGGCGAGGATGAATTTGAAATGACTTCTCTACGCATGTCCGACGGTACGACTTTGCAACTTGGTCAAAAGACAGTAGAGCGGGAGGATCTTTTAAGGAAGATTCGCAAAGTATACCTAATCGCAATTATCCCTATAATTCTGTTTGCTTATTTAGGCGGAGTATTTATTGCCGACCGCGCGCTTAATCCGATTCGACAAATTATAAATACTCTTAATTCAATCGTCGCAAGCGGCAAGATAGATGTGAGAGTTCCAGTGAATCAAACTGATAAATTGCACGAAGAATTGATCACACTTTTTAATTCGATGTTGGAAAAAATCGATGCCCTTATGAAAGGAATGCGAAACGTTTTGGATAATGTCGCACATGACTTGCGAACTCCTATGACGAGATTGAGAGGCACTGCTGAAATGGCATTACAGTCCGAGCAGAAAGCAGACGTTCTCCGGGAGGCTTTGAGCGATTGCATAGAGGAGTCCGAACGGATCCTCATAATGTTAAATACACTTATGGATATATCGGAAGCAGAGACCGGAGCGATGAAACTGGATCCAGAAGAGATTAATGTCGCGCCTCTGATAGATGATATCGTCGAGCTCTACGGTTATACCGCTGAGGAAAAGGGCGTTTCAGTATATACTGGTTTTCCTAAGGAGCTTTACTTAACCGCCGACCGCAACTGGGTACGGCAGGTCCTGGCAAATCTACTTGATAACGCGATCAAGTACACCCCGACCGGCGGAAGAATAGATATTGAAGCCTGTCGTAGAGAACAAGAGGTCATTATAACCGTAAAAGATACCGGAGTCGGAATTTCCCAAGAGGAGCTTGATAAAATATGGGAACGTCTGTACAGGGGCGATAAGAGCCGGTCCCAAAGAGGTCTTGGGCTGGGCTTAAGCCTTGTCAATGCCATCGTCGGGGCGCATAGAGGATACGTTCAGGTCTCAAGCGAGCCGGGAGCGGGCTCTGTCTTCACAGTTTCCCTTCCCGTTTAA
- a CDS encoding response regulator transcription factor, whose translation MRLLIIEDDKKIASFIGKGFKQAGFAVDNAKDGLVGLELMLTQPYDAAVIDVMLPKLDGLTLLENARKQNINTPVIILSAKRTVDDRIVGLQKGGDDYLVKPYAFSELLARVQALIRRASNTPESTRLAVGEMSIDLLTREVTRADRKIYLQPREFALLEYIMRNPGRIVSKTMIMDHVYDYNFDPQTNVVDVLICRLRDKVDRDFEKKMIHTIRGVGYVLKES comes from the coding sequence ATGAGATTACTAATTATAGAAGATGATAAGAAAATCGCTTCATTTATTGGTAAGGGGTTTAAGCAGGCAGGCTTCGCCGTGGATAATGCAAAAGATGGGCTAGTTGGACTCGAGCTAATGCTGACCCAGCCCTACGATGCGGCCGTCATAGATGTAATGCTTCCTAAATTAGATGGCTTAACCTTATTGGAGAATGCCAGAAAGCAAAACATAAATACTCCAGTGATCATACTGAGTGCCAAGCGTACAGTGGATGATCGAATTGTTGGACTTCAGAAAGGAGGTGACGACTACCTGGTTAAACCATATGCTTTTTCGGAACTCCTGGCGCGTGTTCAGGCACTTATCCGTAGAGCCAGCAATACTCCGGAGTCTACCCGCTTAGCAGTTGGAGAAATGTCTATTGATCTCCTTACGCGTGAGGTTACCAGGGCGGATAGAAAGATTTACCTGCAACCCCGTGAATTTGCCTTGCTCGAATACATCATGCGTAATCCAGGAAGGATCGTTTCCAAAACCATGATTATGGACCATGTCTATGATTACAACTTTGACCCGCAGACGAATGTAGTGGACGTGTTAATTTGCAGGTTGCGGGATAAAGTCGACAGAGACTTTGAGAAAAAGATGATTCACACTATACGAGGGGTCGGTTATGTTCTTAAAGAATCCTAA
- a CDS encoding helix-turn-helix transcriptional regulator → MKFGIYLKNRRKQKNITQEDLARALNVSSVFVHQLETGKVDAPSLERCQQMADILGLKFEELWNVAKNERLNKFMEREGIFQDAVQVLTESEKMLVRLYRTLDSEMRRDFTGMIYMLLRRSENDNVQEILEEFMKCA, encoded by the coding sequence ATGAAATTCGGGATATATTTGAAGAATAGAAGAAAGCAGAAAAACATTACTCAGGAGGATTTAGCTCGTGCACTGAACGTTTCCAGTGTTTTTGTTCATCAACTTGAAACTGGAAAAGTTGACGCACCTTCGCTTGAAAGATGTCAGCAAATGGCAGATATCCTTGGATTGAAATTCGAAGAGCTCTGGAATGTGGCTAAGAATGAAAGGTTAAATAAATTTATGGAAAGGGAAGGAATTTTTCAGGACGCCGTACAAGTCCTTACTGAAAGCGAAAAAATGCTTGTGAGGCTGTATAGAACCCTTGACTCCGAAATGAGACGCGATTTTACTGGGATGATTTACATGCTTCTCAGGCGTTCTGAAAACGACAATGTTCAGGAGATTCTTGAAGAGTTTATGAAATGCGCATAA